From Candidatus Protochlamydia phocaeensis, one genomic window encodes:
- a CDS encoding V-type ATP synthase subunit E, with translation MKSLEKGQDKIQKICDKIRHETIEPAKQEAEEILVAARKKADEITAEAERHAEQLIKQARGQIEQERNVFHSSLQQASKQTVEALRQEIEQRLFNEELQSLLEKQMSDPKLIADIITGIVKAIEKEGLNTDLSAVIPRTVSVDDINALLLENIRKRLMAKPLEIGQFAGGAQVKLHGKRMTIDLSDQAVKELLASYVRKDFRQMIFSH, from the coding sequence ATGAAATCATTGGAAAAAGGTCAAGACAAAATTCAAAAAATTTGCGACAAAATCCGCCATGAAACAATTGAACCTGCAAAACAAGAAGCGGAAGAGATTCTTGTCGCTGCAAGAAAAAAGGCTGATGAAATTACCGCCGAGGCTGAAAGGCATGCTGAGCAGTTAATCAAGCAAGCCAGGGGACAAATTGAGCAAGAGCGGAATGTCTTTCATTCCTCTTTACAGCAAGCGTCTAAACAGACAGTCGAAGCTCTCCGTCAGGAGATCGAGCAAAGATTATTTAATGAAGAGCTGCAGTCCTTATTGGAGAAGCAGATGTCCGATCCTAAGCTCATCGCAGACATCATTACCGGAATTGTCAAGGCGATTGAAAAGGAAGGGTTGAATACCGATTTGAGCGCTGTCATTCCTCGTACGGTTTCCGTTGACGATATCAATGCCTTGCTGCTTGAAAATATACGCAAGCGTTTGATGGCAAAGCCTTTGGAAATTGGACAATTTGCCGGAGGCGCTCAAGTGAAGCTGCATGGCAAGCGGATGACAATCGATTTAAGCGATCAAGCCGTTAAAGAGCTTCTGGCTAGCTATGTACGCAAAGATTTTCGTCAAATGATCTTCAGTCATTAA
- a CDS encoding ATP synthase subunit C: MDFNMVGPAIALGLSCMGCCVGCWIAGAASHAAMSRTEEGHGKFIGMAAAPSSQVIYGFLLMLQMSKAIQAGTLSPVSSIAIGTFSGLAFVFSSIYQGKVCATGIQASMKQPSVYGKCFAAIGIIESFALFAFVFALLIM, from the coding sequence ATGGATTTCAATATGGTAGGTCCTGCCATTGCGCTGGGCTTAAGTTGCATGGGATGTTGCGTTGGCTGTTGGATTGCAGGTGCTGCGTCTCATGCTGCCATGAGTCGAACAGAGGAAGGCCACGGTAAGTTCATTGGTATGGCTGCCGCTCCTTCTTCCCAAGTGATTTATGGATTCTTGTTGATGCTGCAGATGAGCAAGGCCATTCAAGCCGGAACGCTCTCTCCCGTTTCTTCCATTGCCATCGGAACATTCTCCGGTTTGGCATTTGTATTTTCCTCTATTTACCAAGGAAAAGTGTGCGCGACGGGTATTCAAGCGTCTATGAAACAGCCTTCTGTTTACGGTAAATGCTTTGCCGCAATCGGTATTATTGAATCTTTCGCTTTGTTTGCCTTCGTCTTTGCTCTGTTGATCATGTAA
- a CDS encoding V-type ATP synthase subunit A codes for MVESQERKHARGKVIKAFGNLLQVEFDGNIRQGEVAMVHTESAQLKAEVIEIAGNEAKIQVFEDTRGVKLDCAVSFTGDLLEAELGPGLLTSIFDGLQNPLVKVADVSGFFLPRGVYLSAIDRKRHWDFEPLARAGDVLVRGDSIGSTREGRFQHRIMIPFTHFGKYTLTWVISAGSYTVDTVVAKAVDENGQEHQFTMVQKWPVKNALIQGEKIKPTKMMDTGERIIDTQFPLMKGGSFCTPGPFGAGKTVLQHHLSKYASVDIVVFVACGERAGEVVEVLREFPHLIDPHTGEPLMKRTVIICNTSSMPVAARESSIYMGITIAEYYRQMGLDVLVLADSTSRWAQALREMSGRLEEIPGEEAFPAYLASRIAEFYERSGVVNLRHGKPGSITIGGAVSPAGGNFEEPVTQATLSVVGAFLGLSRARSDSRRYPAIDPLMSWSKYVEAVGKELDHQVEDWDRMVKRASKILFEGNDIGKRMEVVGEEGIAMEDMLTYLKAELYDFSYLQQNAFDKEDAYCPLKRQIPLFQLINKIFEADFKFHTHDEARQFFLDLQNRLKNMNSMAFESEMYRRSFADIEHIIQKSQKTER; via the coding sequence ATGGTAGAATCCCAAGAAAGAAAGCATGCGCGAGGCAAAGTCATCAAAGCCTTCGGTAATTTGCTGCAAGTGGAATTTGATGGCAATATCCGCCAGGGCGAAGTGGCAATGGTTCACACGGAAAGTGCGCAACTTAAAGCGGAAGTCATTGAAATTGCCGGCAATGAAGCAAAAATCCAGGTATTTGAAGATACGCGTGGTGTGAAATTAGACTGTGCTGTCAGCTTTACTGGCGATTTGTTAGAGGCGGAGCTGGGGCCGGGCCTATTGACGTCTATTTTTGATGGATTGCAGAATCCTTTGGTCAAGGTCGCGGATGTATCGGGATTCTTTTTGCCAAGAGGTGTGTACTTATCGGCTATTGACCGCAAACGGCATTGGGACTTTGAACCCCTGGCCCGGGCGGGAGATGTTTTAGTGCGAGGAGACAGCATTGGATCGACGCGCGAAGGGCGTTTCCAGCACCGCATCATGATTCCTTTTACGCATTTTGGCAAATACACGCTGACATGGGTCATTTCGGCAGGTTCTTATACAGTCGACACAGTCGTTGCCAAGGCAGTGGATGAAAATGGACAAGAGCATCAATTTACAATGGTTCAAAAGTGGCCGGTGAAGAATGCCCTTATCCAAGGCGAGAAGATTAAGCCAACCAAAATGATGGACACAGGCGAGCGCATTATCGACACGCAATTCCCTTTGATGAAAGGGGGATCTTTCTGTACGCCTGGTCCGTTTGGCGCAGGCAAGACCGTGTTGCAGCACCATTTATCCAAATATGCCTCGGTTGATATCGTCGTATTCGTGGCTTGCGGAGAGCGTGCCGGTGAAGTTGTGGAAGTGTTAAGAGAGTTCCCTCACTTGATCGATCCGCACACGGGCGAGCCTTTGATGAAGCGGACGGTAATTATTTGCAACACTTCATCCATGCCTGTTGCGGCGCGTGAATCCTCTATTTACATGGGAATTACCATTGCCGAGTATTATCGGCAGATGGGGTTGGATGTCTTGGTCTTGGCCGATTCAACGTCCCGCTGGGCGCAGGCGTTGCGCGAAATGTCCGGCCGCTTGGAAGAGATTCCGGGCGAAGAGGCTTTCCCTGCCTATCTCGCTTCACGCATAGCTGAGTTTTATGAGCGTTCCGGCGTCGTCAATTTGAGACATGGCAAGCCGGGCTCAATTACAATTGGAGGGGCTGTTTCGCCTGCCGGCGGTAACTTTGAAGAGCCTGTGACGCAAGCGACTTTGTCGGTTGTCGGAGCCTTCTTAGGCCTGTCCCGTGCCCGTTCAGATTCCCGCCGTTATCCGGCCATCGATCCACTGATGTCTTGGTCCAAATATGTGGAAGCGGTAGGGAAAGAGCTGGATCATCAAGTAGAAGACTGGGATCGGATGGTCAAGCGCGCAAGCAAGATCTTATTTGAAGGGAATGATATTGGAAAGCGTATGGAAGTCGTAGGCGAGGAAGGCATTGCGATGGAAGATATGCTGACCTATCTGAAGGCCGAACTGTATGATTTCAGTTATCTTCAGCAGAATGCCTTTGACAAAGAGGATGCCTATTGCCCGCTTAAGCGTCAAATTCCGCTGTTTCAATTGATCAATAAAATTTTTGAAGCGGACTTTAAATTCCATACGCATGACGAGGCTCGGCAGTTCTTCTTGGATCTGCAGAACCGGCTCAAGAACATGAATAGCATGGCTTTTGAATCGGAGATGTACCGCCGCAGCTTTGCTGACATTGAGCACATTATTCAAAAGTCCCAAAAAACAGAACGCTAG
- a CDS encoding 3-deoxy-7-phosphoheptulonate synthase, whose translation MERLPSYKELKNRLPLTLQQKTFVTQSRQTIRDILNRKDPRLLLIVGPCSIHDTRSAKDFARQLKELAANVASQFFLVMRVYFEKPRTSAGWKGFLYDPLLDGSNRMQQGIELSRQLLLELADLEVPTATEFLDPLTAFYYNDLIAWGSIGARTSSSQTHRQFASGLDMPIGFKNGIAGNISAAVHGVIAASHSHSYMGLNEEGFPVVIHTPGNSDAHIVLRGGEHRPNYDPASISEAASRLSHAQLPVRLIVDCSHQNSGKKYDRQPGVFQSVLHQIAEGNPAIRGLMLESHLYAGSQLLPSHPSQLSYGVSITDSCLDWNSTQHLIRWGAHHLNALALASTKAHLDAPEPILT comes from the coding sequence ATGGAACGATTGCCATCCTATAAAGAACTAAAGAACCGACTGCCGCTAACTCTGCAACAAAAAACTTTTGTGACGCAAAGCAGACAAACGATTCGCGATATTTTAAATAGAAAGGATCCCCGTCTTTTGCTCATTGTGGGCCCTTGCTCGATCCATGATACTCGATCCGCAAAAGATTTTGCCAGACAATTGAAGGAATTGGCGGCAAATGTTGCCTCGCAATTTTTTCTTGTCATGCGGGTTTATTTTGAAAAGCCCCGTACCTCTGCCGGATGGAAAGGATTTCTCTATGATCCTTTGCTCGACGGCTCCAACCGCATGCAGCAAGGAATCGAGCTTTCTCGCCAACTCCTTTTGGAGCTAGCCGATCTAGAAGTGCCGACAGCAACGGAATTTTTGGATCCGTTGACGGCTTTTTATTATAATGATTTAATTGCATGGGGATCGATTGGCGCCCGCACTTCCTCTTCCCAAACGCACCGTCAGTTTGCATCAGGCTTGGATATGCCCATCGGGTTTAAAAATGGCATTGCCGGCAACATTTCAGCAGCTGTGCATGGCGTGATCGCCGCCTCCCATTCCCATTCTTATATGGGCCTCAATGAAGAAGGATTCCCTGTTGTCATTCATACCCCAGGCAACAGCGATGCGCATATTGTTTTAAGAGGAGGAGAGCATCGGCCGAATTATGATCCCGCCTCCATTTCTGAAGCTGCCTCCCGCTTATCCCATGCTCAGTTGCCCGTCCGCTTAATTGTCGACTGCTCGCATCAAAACTCCGGAAAAAAATACGACCGCCAACCGGGAGTCTTCCAATCCGTTTTACATCAAATTGCGGAAGGAAATCCCGCTATTCGAGGGCTCATGCTGGAAAGCCACCTCTATGCAGGCAGCCAACTCCTGCCCTCTCATCCTAGCCAGCTCTCTTATGGGGTCTCCATTACGGATTCCTGCTTAGACTGGAATTCGACGCAGCACCTCATCCGTTGGGGGGCTCATCATCTCAATGCCCTAGCCCTTGCATCTACTAAAGCCCATTTAGATGCACCGGAGCCTATTTTGACATAA
- a CDS encoding V-type ATP synthase subunit I has product MREDVKKFLFIGSQDDKDYFFKKAQSMGIIHFIDPLSRSHKEIPEDVQRVGAAIKILRGLPPVEQEENFTHLDSDQIVKDILDLQGKKERLEEELRVLSLEIARISVFGNFSLEDIAYIEKEGKRKVQFFVGRPSLFDEEPLPEELIYIASEHNLDYYVAINPRSVVYDRMIEMKIDHSLAELRARMAQSQDELHEVEHRLKGYAKYNEFLHRALVDKLNEYHLYNAQTYVQEAMGGMLFAVEGWVPINKEDQVETLVSRLNVYAEEIAIEPTDVVPTYLENEGLGRLGEDLVHIYDTPSATDKDPSKWVLWCFTLFFAFIIADAGYGLVYLALALFLRYKFPNLKGAGKRALNLFTVLCVGCVVWGTLMTSFFGMSIDINNPLRKLSLVQWLAEKKVEYHIVHRDAAYQEWIEKYPTLSHVTDRHEFVSFVPSSDPQKGHIVLNKITDNIMFELALFIGVVHLILSLLRYARRNPPNIGWAIFLVGAYLYFPSYLHTPSFLNTVGGIDLEKGGKVGFQLMMGGIGFAWLASIFIHKWKGIFEIMTLIQVFADTLSYLRLYALGLAGAIVGSTINEIASGLPLIFAVLLIVVSHMVNIVLGTMSGIIHGLRLNFLEWYHYSFEGGGKQFQPLKLLKKE; this is encoded by the coding sequence ATGCGTGAAGATGTAAAGAAGTTTTTGTTTATCGGATCCCAGGACGATAAGGACTATTTTTTTAAGAAAGCCCAGTCCATGGGAATCATCCACTTTATTGATCCCTTGTCCCGCTCGCATAAAGAGATCCCCGAAGATGTCCAGCGCGTTGGGGCTGCCATTAAAATCCTGCGCGGGCTGCCTCCGGTGGAACAAGAGGAAAACTTTACCCATCTAGACAGCGATCAAATTGTCAAAGACATTCTGGATTTGCAAGGAAAAAAAGAGCGCCTTGAAGAGGAGCTACGCGTCTTGTCTTTAGAAATTGCGCGTATTAGCGTCTTTGGAAATTTTTCCTTGGAAGATATCGCCTATATTGAAAAAGAGGGCAAGCGCAAGGTCCAGTTTTTTGTCGGCAGGCCCAGTTTGTTCGACGAAGAGCCGCTCCCGGAAGAGCTGATCTATATTGCTTCCGAGCACAACTTAGACTACTACGTTGCCATCAATCCTCGTTCTGTCGTGTATGACAGGATGATCGAAATGAAAATCGATCATTCGCTGGCGGAATTGAGGGCGCGCATGGCCCAATCGCAGGACGAACTTCACGAGGTGGAGCATCGCTTGAAAGGCTATGCGAAATACAATGAATTTCTTCACCGCGCTCTTGTGGACAAATTGAACGAATACCATCTTTATAATGCCCAAACCTATGTGCAAGAAGCGATGGGCGGAATGCTCTTTGCTGTCGAAGGATGGGTGCCTATCAACAAGGAAGATCAAGTTGAGACGCTTGTTAGCCGCTTGAATGTCTATGCGGAAGAAATTGCCATTGAGCCGACCGATGTCGTGCCGACTTATTTGGAAAACGAGGGGTTGGGGCGTCTAGGGGAAGATCTGGTTCATATTTATGACACGCCTTCGGCAACGGACAAAGATCCTTCTAAGTGGGTGTTGTGGTGCTTTACTTTGTTCTTTGCCTTTATCATTGCCGATGCGGGCTATGGGTTGGTCTATTTGGCTTTGGCCTTATTCCTGCGCTATAAATTTCCCAATTTGAAAGGGGCGGGCAAGCGGGCCTTGAACCTTTTCACGGTTTTGTGTGTGGGGTGCGTGGTCTGGGGAACGCTGATGACCTCTTTCTTCGGGATGTCAATCGACATTAATAATCCGCTTCGCAAATTGTCGCTCGTTCAATGGCTTGCGGAAAAGAAGGTCGAATACCACATTGTGCACCGCGATGCTGCGTATCAGGAATGGATCGAGAAGTATCCAACGCTGTCCCATGTAACGGACCGCCATGAATTCGTTTCGTTTGTTCCGTCGTCCGATCCCCAAAAAGGGCATATCGTGCTTAACAAGATTACCGACAATATTATGTTCGAGCTAGCCCTTTTTATAGGCGTCGTGCACTTAATCTTGTCGCTGTTGCGCTATGCCAGACGGAATCCTCCCAATATAGGTTGGGCCATTTTTCTAGTCGGAGCGTATCTGTATTTTCCTTCCTATCTGCATACGCCAAGTTTCCTCAATACGGTAGGAGGCATTGACTTGGAAAAGGGAGGGAAGGTCGGTTTTCAGTTGATGATGGGCGGGATCGGCTTTGCTTGGCTCGCTTCCATTTTCATTCATAAGTGGAAGGGGATTTTTGAAATCATGACGCTGATCCAGGTATTTGCCGATACGCTGTCTTATCTGCGTCTATATGCTTTGGGACTGGCAGGGGCCATCGTTGGTTCAACAATTAACGAAATTGCAAGCGGTCTGCCTCTCATTTTCGCTGTTCTGCTGATAGTGGTATCCCATATGGTTAATATCGTTCTGGGAACAATGAGTGGCATTATTCACGGTTTGCGTCTTAACTTCTTGGAGTGGTATCACTACTCGTTTGAGGGGGGAGGCAAGCAATTCCAACCGCTTAAATTATTAAAAAAGGAATAA
- a CDS encoding V-type ATP synthase subunit B — translation MKIVYDRINSMRGNLITVTATGVGLGELARVDLKDGRSIYASVLRIEGDQVTLQVFQSTRGISTGDRVTFLNRQMQAVYGDALLGRRLSGAGVPVDGGPNVIGESIEIGSTSFNPVKRIVPREMVRTNIPMIDVFNCLVKSQKIPIFSIPGEPYNALLMRIANQTDADVVIIGGMGLTFKEYQAFIDNAEAAGTMNKTVMFIHRATDPAVECLLVPDMALACAERFATDGKSVLVLLTDMTAFADSIKEIAITMDQVPSNRGYPGSLYSDLASRYEKAVSIEGSGSITIIGVTTMPGDDVTHPVPDNTGYITEGQFYLHHGRIDPFGSLSRLKQLVIGKVTREDHGDLANAMIRLYAESKKARERQAMGFKLSRWDEKLLTYSHLFEERMMNLEVNYTLEEALNLGWETLAECFQPNEVGIKQSIVSKYWPQAAQTA, via the coding sequence ATGAAGATCGTTTATGATAGAATCAACAGCATGCGCGGAAATCTCATTACTGTTACAGCGACGGGAGTGGGATTGGGAGAGTTGGCGCGCGTCGATTTAAAGGATGGCCGCAGCATCTATGCTTCTGTTTTGCGCATTGAAGGCGACCAGGTCACCTTACAAGTCTTTCAAAGTACGCGCGGAATTTCTACTGGGGACCGCGTCACTTTCTTAAACCGGCAGATGCAAGCGGTTTATGGAGATGCCCTTTTAGGGCGCCGTTTGAGCGGGGCAGGGGTGCCTGTTGACGGCGGTCCCAACGTGATCGGGGAGTCTATCGAGATCGGCTCGACATCTTTCAATCCGGTCAAGCGTATTGTGCCTCGTGAAATGGTGAGAACCAATATTCCCATGATCGACGTGTTCAACTGTCTGGTTAAATCCCAAAAGATTCCCATCTTTTCGATTCCTGGAGAGCCTTATAACGCTTTATTGATGCGTATTGCCAACCAGACGGACGCCGATGTGGTTATCATTGGGGGCATGGGACTGACTTTTAAAGAGTACCAGGCTTTTATTGACAATGCAGAAGCGGCCGGAACGATGAATAAGACCGTGATGTTCATCCATCGCGCGACAGACCCTGCCGTCGAATGCTTGCTTGTTCCCGACATGGCGCTGGCTTGTGCCGAACGCTTTGCGACAGATGGGAAAAGCGTGCTCGTGCTTCTGACGGATATGACCGCCTTTGCCGATTCGATTAAGGAAATTGCCATTACGATGGACCAAGTGCCGTCCAACCGCGGCTATCCCGGCTCGCTCTATTCCGATTTGGCATCGCGCTATGAGAAAGCTGTTTCCATTGAGGGGAGCGGATCGATTACCATTATCGGCGTCACCACGATGCCGGGCGACGATGTGACGCATCCTGTTCCTGATAATACTGGCTATATTACCGAAGGGCAGTTTTATCTCCACCATGGCAGGATTGATCCTTTTGGATCGCTCTCCCGCTTGAAACAGCTCGTCATCGGGAAAGTCACGCGCGAAGACCACGGTGATCTGGCCAACGCCATGATCCGCTTGTATGCCGAATCTAAGAAGGCGCGTGAAAGGCAGGCGATGGGTTTCAAGCTTTCGCGTTGGGATGAAAAGCTGCTGACCTATTCCCATTTATTTGAAGAAAGAATGATGAATCTAGAGGTTAACTATACTTTAGAGGAAGCCTTGAATTTGGGATGGGAGACGCTTGCCGAATGCTTCCAGCCAAATGAAGTGGGCATTAAGCAATCTATTGTATCCAAGTATTGGCCTCAAGCTGCTCAGACGGCCTAG
- the fumC gene encoding class II fumarate hydratase: MNHRIEKDSFGEVAVPVDRYFGAQTMRSYYNFPIGTEKIPLEVIYALALIKKAAAKVNHELGLLPENKYRLISDVCDEILSGKLDEHFPLSVWQTGSGTQTNMNLNEVISNRAIEKAGGQLGSKYPIHPNDDVNLSQSSNDVFPAAMHIAAYLDICQKLLPNLKVFRNALYSKEQAFKDIIKIGRTHLMDATPLTLGQEFSGYVSQIDHGIQAIEHSLGHLSELALGGTAVGTGINTHPDYARRVAEAVSNLTGYAFISAPNKFEALASNDALVETSGALKRVAVSLFKIANDIRWLASGPRCGIGELILPANEPGSSIMPGKVNPTQSEALMMTAIQVMGNDATITFAGSQGNLELNVFRPLIAYNLIQSIRLLSDAALNFSQKCLEGIEANRPRIAEHLKQSLMLVTALNKAIGYDRASQIAKKAYQENMTLKEAALSLGFLTEEEFDRIVDPKKMIGPSL; the protein is encoded by the coding sequence ATGAATCATCGCATTGAAAAAGACAGTTTTGGAGAGGTGGCTGTTCCCGTTGATCGCTATTTCGGCGCGCAGACAATGCGTTCTTATTACAATTTTCCCATCGGAACGGAGAAAATTCCTTTAGAGGTGATTTATGCCTTAGCGCTGATCAAGAAAGCAGCAGCTAAGGTCAATCATGAATTGGGGCTTTTGCCTGAGAATAAGTACCGCTTGATCAGTGACGTATGCGATGAGATTTTGTCAGGCAAGCTGGATGAGCATTTTCCTCTCTCGGTTTGGCAAACAGGATCGGGAACACAGACAAACATGAATCTCAACGAGGTGATCAGCAATCGGGCGATTGAAAAAGCGGGTGGGCAATTAGGTTCGAAGTATCCCATCCATCCAAATGATGATGTGAACTTGTCTCAATCCTCCAATGATGTATTTCCCGCTGCCATGCATATTGCGGCTTATTTAGATATTTGCCAAAAGCTTCTGCCCAATCTGAAAGTTTTCAGGAATGCGCTTTATTCAAAAGAGCAAGCGTTTAAAGATATTATCAAAATCGGGCGCACGCATTTGATGGATGCTACGCCGCTTACTCTAGGGCAAGAGTTCTCAGGCTATGTCAGTCAAATTGACCATGGCATACAAGCGATCGAGCATAGTTTGGGGCATTTATCGGAATTGGCTTTAGGCGGGACTGCAGTGGGAACAGGCATCAATACGCATCCCGACTATGCCAGGCGCGTTGCTGAGGCTGTCAGCAATCTAACGGGTTATGCTTTTATTTCTGCGCCTAATAAATTTGAAGCTTTAGCTAGCAATGATGCCCTTGTTGAGACTAGCGGAGCTTTAAAGCGTGTGGCTGTTTCCCTTTTTAAGATAGCCAATGATATCCGGTGGCTAGCTTCGGGTCCCCGCTGTGGAATTGGCGAGCTCATTTTACCGGCCAATGAGCCGGGATCCTCCATTATGCCGGGCAAGGTCAATCCGACTCAATCTGAAGCGTTGATGATGACAGCCATTCAAGTGATGGGAAATGATGCGACAATTACTTTTGCAGGCTCGCAAGGAAATCTGGAGTTAAATGTTTTCCGTCCGTTGATTGCTTATAATTTAATTCAATCCATTCGTTTGCTCAGCGATGCAGCCTTAAACTTTTCCCAAAAATGTTTGGAAGGAATTGAGGCTAATCGGCCCCGCATTGCCGAACACCTTAAGCAGTCCTTGATGCTTGTGACGGCCCTCAATAAAGCGATCGGTTATGACCGGGCAAGCCAGATAGCGAAAAAAGCCTATCAAGAAAATATGACTTTAAAAGAAGCGGCCCTCTCGCTTGGTTTTTTAACGGAAGAGGAATTTGATCGAATTGTAGATCCCAAAAAGATGATCGGGCCCAGTCTTTAA
- a CDS encoding V-type ATP synthase subunit D: MADVKLTKNELRNQQTRLAQLEKYLPTLQLKKAMLQAEVQETRQEIHRLEQILAEKRRQVDEFSGLLATKTTIDPLQAVRIKHVGKRYENIAGVEVPYFEGIEFEEFTYSLFETAPWVDAAILGLRALAELREHVKITQEQKSALEKELREVSIRVNLFEKILIPRAIENIRTIKVFLGDQQLAAVSRAKVAKAKIEANKEAAESRNQPGEEREYA; the protein is encoded by the coding sequence GTGGCTGATGTGAAGTTAACAAAGAATGAATTGCGCAATCAACAGACGCGCCTGGCGCAGCTGGAGAAGTATCTGCCAACGTTGCAGCTAAAGAAAGCCATGCTGCAGGCAGAGGTGCAGGAGACACGCCAGGAAATTCATCGCTTGGAGCAAATATTAGCGGAAAAACGCCGCCAAGTCGATGAATTCAGCGGCCTGCTGGCAACGAAGACGACGATCGATCCCTTGCAGGCTGTGAGAATCAAGCATGTGGGTAAGCGCTATGAGAACATTGCCGGCGTTGAAGTGCCTTATTTCGAAGGCATCGAATTCGAAGAATTTACCTATAGCCTATTTGAAACTGCGCCTTGGGTCGATGCCGCTATTTTAGGCTTGCGGGCATTGGCCGAGCTGCGCGAACATGTCAAAATTACTCAGGAGCAGAAGAGCGCGCTTGAGAAGGAGTTGCGCGAAGTGTCGATCCGGGTCAATTTGTTTGAGAAAATTCTCATTCCTCGTGCCATCGAAAATATCCGTACGATCAAGGTGTTTTTGGGCGATCAGCAATTAGCAGCGGTTTCGCGTGCCAAAGTCGCCAAGGCAAAGATTGAAGCGAATAAAGAAGCCGCCGAGAGCAGGAATCAGCCTGGAGAGGAGAGGGAGTATGCGTGA
- a CDS encoding DUF2764 family protein, with the protein MAKYYYVGTYLPPLSFDSPPDITFAEFDTLIRDNLTKRDYEKTKVIRAYYDILNLRSLWLREELDPRGELDRLELEEALVNHVGLPDYVYDFIAAHEKAEERVRHFPFLLAKFFQSAAEETDPFLREYLNFERELRLVWTGYRAKKLGRDLSVELQYEDPEEDLIAQLLAQKDAKVFEPPEKYQELKVMFEKYGDDPLALQQALDQYRVAYIEGMVDMADAFSIERILAYMAQLIIIEKWFELDKNKGKEIVDTIVKEK; encoded by the coding sequence ATGGCAAAGTATTACTATGTAGGCACTTATCTTCCGCCTCTTTCTTTTGATAGCCCTCCGGATATCACATTCGCTGAATTTGATACTTTGATACGAGATAATTTAACTAAGCGCGATTATGAGAAGACCAAGGTTATCCGCGCTTATTATGATATTTTGAATCTCCGTTCGCTGTGGTTAAGAGAGGAGCTGGATCCAAGAGGAGAATTGGACAGGCTGGAGTTGGAAGAGGCGTTGGTCAATCATGTGGGGCTCCCCGATTATGTTTATGACTTTATTGCCGCGCATGAAAAAGCGGAAGAGCGCGTGCGTCATTTCCCTTTTCTTTTAGCTAAGTTTTTTCAAAGCGCTGCAGAGGAAACAGACCCTTTTCTGAGGGAGTATTTAAATTTTGAGCGGGAGCTCCGCCTTGTTTGGACGGGGTACAGGGCCAAGAAACTTGGAAGGGACCTTAGCGTAGAATTACAATACGAGGATCCCGAAGAGGACTTGATTGCCCAATTGCTCGCTCAAAAAGATGCAAAAGTCTTTGAACCTCCAGAGAAATACCAAGAACTCAAAGTCATGTTTGAAAAGTACGGGGATGATCCCCTGGCTTTGCAGCAGGCATTGGACCAGTATCGCGTCGCCTATATTGAAGGAATGGTGGATATGGCGGACGCGTTTTCGATTGAGCGCATTCTGGCCTACATGGCGCAGCTGATTATTATCGAAAAATGGTTTGAGTTAGATAAAAATAAAGGTAAAGAAATCGTCGACACCATTGTGAAGGAAAAGTAA